The DNA region gatgtcgatcccgcgctgtgaggacggtaggtaactcgatctaagatacttcgacttcagttacgttattcatgtagctgaagttgcgtatcttagatcgatcccctcccctagtgtggACCAGCCCTGAGTTtaactctctcttcctttctgacTTATTTAACCCTACTGTGTATCCTCAGTAGCATGCAAACATTTGAGTATCCTGTCACACCTGTTTGGGAGCAAACTTTTGATAGATGGTCTCAGGTATCTGAGCCTGGATGTGTTTACAGAAGAGAACTGAAAGGGTGAGTAGAGGTAAAACTAAGTAAATTCACAGTATAACCACTCTTATTTAGTGTCCTCAATTAGGTGTTCATGCTACTTTCTAATTCAGGCTGAATCAGCGGTTGCATTCTAAATGTTCCTCtgaagggggagaaaaggggaaatACTGGTTTTGCATGAAAATTTAGTTTAGGAATTTGGAGCATGAATAAACTCTTCCCCTGAAACTTGAATAAATAAACCATACAGCTGTCTTAAGTTATAAGAactaaactaatttttaaaatattgctgtttAAATTATAggcacagtttttttttaaaatgaagtgtttcaGCACCTGATGGGGCTCTGGAGATAAGTAGTCTGTGGACAGTTGGCTGGTCATGCAATGCTGGTTCTTGTTTCTAGCCAACAGAATAACTTGGAAAAGGAACATGGAAGTAGATAGTAATCCCCCCCCAAGCAAAAAATACATGTAGGTGAGATTTGTGGGTGCCACAGCGATGTTAAGAAATTACTCCTGAGGGGAAGTCTGCGCCATGcatgtgtgcagaattcatgtcccccacagggttttggtttttttttctcagcagaAAATACCTTCTACTGGAGAGGTGATACAGTTAtgcctttcacccaccagggactgctgtgctgccagaacaccaggcagccacctctggtcaGGAGCAGCtagctggggagaggaagaggctgTGTTCCTCACAGTGCCTGTGCATGGCTCTAGGGGAGGCAGCAAGGGATATGGAGGGAATTGGACAGCATGGGGCACATAGGGCTGTTGGAGGGGGACACACTGAGATGGGGGCGAAATGGGAGTGGGGGTACAGGGCCgcagggagaagagggggtggCTGAGTGAGGATGCAGGGCCAAATGGAGATGGGGGTGCAGAGACATATAGGGACAGGAGCAGATGTGCCTGAGAGCTTGGGGTCAGCCAGAGTCTCCATAGGAGAAGCTCCCCAACaatcttccccctgccccccccccccccagaaaagTCCTGTTCCATTTTTCTCCTACCCATACCCAACAACTCTTCAGGTTCACAtgcaggcttctccccagcaattacttccctctccctcagcttctctgTTACCCCGGACTCCTTCAATCCTTTTCATTGCTTCTGAGGGGGAAGCATGTGTCAGTATTGTAGCTTAAATGAATTATTAAAGTTCTGTACTAATAtgtctagtaaggaatctatttgccaaaaaacattttctgaatctttttagTTTTCTGTATCAttacagacatatttgctgacaggtattttgaaataaattactaaaatatttGAAGCGAGTGTGactatattgtgttattttgacaaataaaatatgcagtgtTTTGTAGAATTTGAAAatagtgtgcagaatttttagtttttgctGTAGAATTCTCCCAAGAGTAAGTGATCATAGAAGGAAAGTGTCAATTTATTATTAACATGCAGCCCTccttatggaaatatttttgaatcCCTCATTTAGTATGTACTCAAggaaagaatggttacttaccttacaaTAAGTGTGTTTTATTGCAAGGGTGCAGAACATTCAACAATTTGTGGGCTCTTGTACCTCTCCGAAAAGTAGGTCAAGCTTCTGCCATGCATTTTAACATCTTGGAGCCCCTTAAATACATCGACTGGAGAAGATGGTGAGGGGTTCAGTGCCTCAGCAGGGGATGAGGAAATTGCAAGTGAGATGAGTTGTTCTCCCTTGCCTGTCTGATCTTTGTCTCTAGTATCTGAGGCTGCTTTAGTTGACCTGCTTGGGAAGATCTATATTGCTTCTTGGGAGAAGGGGAGTTAGTCCTGGCAGAGGGGCAGTAGCTAGTGGCTTGCAGATATGGTATTGCATATCTTAACCAGCAGCGTTTAAAGGGTGATAAGCACGTGGATATAGATTGGTGGGACACAATGGAGGACACGAGGTGGCCTGTTCTCAAAAAATCCTTGCCGTCTCCTTTTGAGAGCAGTTCATGTTTCTCAGTGTGATCCTAATGGAGGGGAGATGAGTCCATACTGCACTTCAACAAGGATGATGAAAAAGAGTACACCTCCTCCAATGGTGGGGCTACTCTTTCAGGCATGCTGGGATGCTCTAATGTCCACTCTAGTAGGGAAATGAGTCAGTACTGAGGTCTCTGTACTACTGAGCCCATAGAAATCGCTCCACACTGTACATGCGCTGTGCCAATAAACAAGATATTCAAAAGAAAGGGTGGTCCACAAGTTTAGTGGGTACCAGAGGCGCATGTTTAACAGGTACCAAAAGGATCTAAGTCTGGCCAAGGGCTACCCTTTGCCTGTTGAGTCAGAGCCAGGGTGACTCTTGTGTTTGGATTTCATAGGCATGACAAGGGTAACCAATATCTGAACCTGACTGTGGAGCCGTGCTCCTTCGTACACCTCTCAGGGGTCATCAATGCCAGAATGGAAGTGAACATCTAGGATCTCTTGGTTGACAGCATGGGTGCTTGGGGTAGATTTTTGAGTTACTGGGGCACACTGGAAAGAGTGATGTGATAACTGAGGCCTACCTGCATCCTTTTGCTGTCTGAAGGCTTGTAAGAGAAAGTTTTAGGCAAGCCGCTCTAGCTTTTTGTTTGATTAGAGAAAGCATATTGAACATTGCTCGGGAATATCAATGCCCAGCTGTGAGCAGGCACTGAAGCGTTACACAAGAAGCAGGTTTTTAACCCTGGAGGTTTTGCTTCTATCCTACCGCTGGATCCCTTGTACTTGTCCTTGTCTAGCCTCTAAGCAAAATATCTTATTATTTGACACAAAAGAATTTAAAGACTGCAACTCACTCCTGAACTAATTAACATTACTAACACTAACAGTCCCTAGAGATGCAGCAGTGGTAAGAGAACAGAGCCTGCTTTAGATCTGCTTTACTCCTGGGTGCAGACAGATGCAAGGACATCTCAGGAGTGGCCTCACTGACACTGCTGGCCAAAACAATCCAATCCTATATGCATGGGGCACATGCACATGAGAAGTGGAATCTGTATGGCCATTCACTTCAAGAACCACCCTCACTTTGTGGGTGAGGAAAAACACTGACTGCCAACTCACTTACTGTTGGGTTTGAATATATGCAGCAACAGTATATAACTTACTGGGCTTACGTAGCAGCCAGTTTGACAATAGGTGAACAGCATGGTTAATCCTGTGAAAGGAGGATTTACATAATGAACTGTAATGGCACCATTAATTAAACTAAAACTTAGATTCACAAGAGATGATTAATAGGATAAAACAAGGTATATATGTACACTATTTGTCACTGTAGAGGTATTTAGAATCACTGTTTAATATGGGATGTTGTTTACtatgtatagagcagtataaagaatGAAGCCCTGAAAGTGGGTTGATGTGCTAGTTTATAAAATTATCCTCACAGTACTGAGAAGTTTTCTTTGACTCAAGTGCAGTACTGATTACACTAGAAAAGCAAGCTACCTGTGTAATTCTCCCACTGCACAGCTGAAGGGTAAATAAATGTTAAAAGGTAACCAAAAGAGCAAACTGTATTTTACAACCTTCCATGGGAGATTTTTTTTGGTAGTTATTCTCTAAAGTTGCTGCACAAAACACCCAAAGCCAATCACGTATAGACTTTACAGGTGACTAACATTTAACTTCCAACTGTTACTGATAAGGCAGTGCTCCTTAGTTAAGAGTAAActttagcaatttttttaaatcagtgatttgaTGTAAAGTGATACTAGAGTCCATATACAGTAACATTTTGTCTGAAGCACAATATCTTTATGTTGTATCATtttcactggggggggggggggggaattatgAAAACTTGTACTGTGAAACATTAAAATAACCACTGCCCTCAAGTGCAACTATGATTCTTGAAAATAGCTGTCTGCGTGAGAGAACTCAGGACTGTACAAAACGCAACACAGACCCCTGCACATTACCTAATCACAGAATCTTTACATCTTAAATGTTACAAAATAACTCCAGTTTCTAAAACACCCCTCTCATATGCATGATTAAAAGAACAAATTGTAATGTCCTCTAAGCAGTAAAGTTAATCACATCTGTTAAAACAGAGCAGAGGTGAGACAGTGAGGGGTGGCATAAGAACAGTAAAGCTTCCAGTTGACAATGGATGCTGTATATTACTTTTAGATACCAAAATgatcaaaatttttaaaattaagaattaCAAGAGTTCAGAAAACAATATGAATAATAAACATCTCTAAGACACCACAAATGTGCTCTTCTGTCCAGTTGTCCCATTAGGAGAAGTAGAGTGACTTGAGGATGCAATTTACAGGATTTTCTGTAGGATGGAATTGGCCACATCCAAAGATTCATCTTTTACCAAAACAATATCATAAGAGTCCATGTATTTTTCCAGAAGCTCTTCCACCTATTTATCAGCatgaagggggaggaaggaagaaagaacacCCAGTTAACAGGTTTTAATGTAGAAAAAAGATATAATTTTATAATGGTGGCTGACAAGTTTTTCTTCTAATTATCAAGGTGAAATATGCATATCCACTGCTACTGAGTGTTTGAGTTCTATATAGTTTGTGGAAGTGAGACTAAAAGCAAGTTAAAATTCAAACCACTTTATTTAAAAGTACGTATAATAGGCGTTCAAGTATATATGGTGTGTTTTCCCCCCAGTACACATTTATGGCAGGCTACTCAAGACTTCATGCATAATGATGTCGTCAATGAGTAACAAACCAGGTTGAAACTTGTCTCAGCTCCATGAAAGGAAGAGGCTGTGGAATTTGGGAATGGACTTCTATTGTGTAATTAGTGGATGAGAAGAAAATACAGGCAGTATTTTACACCCCATGAATGTGGTTTATATTTCAACTTGAAATGCATCTTCATTTTAGAAGTGCCTTTTAGTTTTGCAGTCAAAGTCTTGGTCTCATCCAAAGTAGGAGAAACTAAAAGCAAGAAACTATTGCAACTTTGGAAAGACACAGATGTAGGACTGAAGGAAAAAGGGACAGGGTTTAAACAAAGAGAGAATCACCACCTATAAAGATGATTGATTACTTtatagcctttccccagccccagaaTTTCATATCCCAGCAAGACAGCTGCTCCAGAAGTTCCAGTAAAGATAATACTAAAGGATGGGGGAAAGTTAAGCTTGTGCTTTAACAAGTCATTGGTCGGAGGTGAGGAAACCCTTTGAGTGTTAACTCTTTGGAATACATTTGAACTGTAGAAGATACTAAAGAGGTAACTTTAATAGGTACTTAAAGCTTTATAGAATGTCTTTATTTTGCTAATCCACAGTATGTGTGATTAGAAGGAAATATCCTAGCCCAAATGGACCAACATGTAAACTACTTACTTTATCATTTAGATAGCCAATCTTAAGAATGTGTTCAACATTTGCTACTCCATCTGCCATAGTTAAGTCTCCCTGTGAATCTCCAAGCAATATGATGTTGCTGTTGTCTTTTAACTGTTTGAAGTACTCTGTGTTCTTCAAAGCACCATCATGTTTGTTATAAACATGAATCAATTCTCCTTTAAATCCCTTTAACACACCCTATTAAACAAATGCTAAAAGTTATTTCTAATGTTATGAGAACAGATTAAATTTCAGAGTGACATTTGTATATTTTATCTCGgggaaatatttattcttttaatgcTCTTAGGTTTTATGCAAGACTCATTACTATCAGAGAGCAGAAGCATTGCTAAGCGGCTAGACTGCATATCGGTGATCTGTCATGAGCAAAAAGGTAGGACATCgttgtgctgccccaggaacAGCCCACAAGTAAGCTAGCAACCACCTTGGTGATGTTATCTTCTATTTGCTTTGTGCCTAGGATACAGTGCGCCTTCTCCAAATGGCAGGGCAACTGGCTGCATCTTCTGCATTAACATGCTCATTTAGAGTGTGGTGTTATGCTGTATTATATGGGTAATACATACTTTATCCCTCTAACTACCCCCTTCAGCTCCAGAAATGTAGTATTTCAGACTTACGTTCTCATCAAAATCCATGAAATTGGAAACTACTTTGACATTAGAATGGTAGACGCCAGCCTGATGGATGACTTCTTCTAGAATGTCTCCAATCCCAGCAGAAAATATGAACACAGGAATATTATGTTCATTGAGCTTATCAAAGAAGTTCTCATACCCTTCCCTGCAGAACAGGATGTAAATACAagataaaacagagaaaaaaaattcccaaaacaTGAAAGGTAAATTTTCAAAGGACTTCATGGGGAAAAAAGTGAATTTTCCATAGGCATTTCACTGTATTTATGTTTtcacaggtgttttttttttttttttaaggccagaatggaccattatgatcatctagaatgacctcctacataacacacaTCATAGAAGTTCACAATGTAATTCTTGCATTGAGCTGTAACTTCTGATTTAACGAGAATATCTTTTAGATAGATAGCCAATCTTGACTTAAAGATTTCAGGTGagggagaatctaccacatctctaggtaaattgttccaattattaatttattacggctgtcaaattattaaaaaaaaatcaagagattaaaaatatagtcgcaattaattgcagttttaactgctctgttaataatagaataccatttaattaaatatttttggatgttggAGGGcaagtaggggtgtgtgtgtgttgggggaaggacagtgtgttgggggagtgactgtgtgtgtgttcagcaTGGTGTCTCTTTAAGCACTGCACTCACTAGCGTGAACACTTGCTCAGACAGCAGCATCTGCTGGCAGCTCCTACTCCTAACCCAGAGGCAGCAGTACAGACAAGCTCCCTGTCCCCCAACCCCAGTTCAGTGGAGACTAGGTACATGGGCTAGGGGATGgggaccagggccgtccttacccatatgcaaagtacacagctgcgtagggcatcaaatttcctggtgccctgcgcagctgcatgctgctccagcccctgctccgcccctgcccc from Chelonoidis abingdonii isolate Lonesome George chromosome 2, CheloAbing_2.0, whole genome shotgun sequence includes:
- the NT5C3A gene encoding cytosolic 5'-nucleotidase 3A isoform X4, with the protein product MPEFQKKTVHIKDPGRVEEIICGLIKGGAAKLQIITDFDMTLSRFSYNGKRCPTCHNIIDNCKLITEECRKKLLQLKETYYAIEIDPDLTIEEKYPYIVEWYNKSHTLLVEQGLQKDKFAEIVRESDVMLKEGYENFFDKLNEHNIPVFIFSAGIGDILEEVIHQAGVYHSNVKVVSNFMDFDENGVLKGFKGELIHVYNKHDGALKNTEYFKQLKDNSNIILLGDSQGDLTMADGVANVEHILKIGYLNDKVEELLEKYMDSYDIVLVKDESLDVANSILQKIL